The Maridesulfovibrio salexigens DSM 2638 region GGATCACCTTTATCGTGGTCGGACTGATGTCCTTCGGATTCCTGTCCTTTTCCGGAATTCAGATGTAGGCGGGCCGGACGTTTCAAGCGTCCGCTGATATACGAACCGTTAAACTGTGGGGTAAAACCATGGTTGAAATAATACTCGGTGTTGTGATGTTTACCGGCGTGGTTCTTGCGCTGTGCGTGTTCATCCTTCTAGCCCGGGCCAAACTTGTCCCGAGCGGTGAGGTGAACATCGAAATTAACGATGATCCGGAAAAAACAATTGAAGTTCGCCCCGGAACCAAGCTGCTCGGTGCGCTGGCGGAAAAGGAAATATACGTTCCTTCGGCCTGTGGTGGCGGTGGCTCCTGCGGACAGTGCAAATGTAAGGTTTTTGAAGGCGGCGGAGACATTCTGCCCACGGAAACCTCCCATGTGAGCAAACGTGAAGCCCGCGAAGGTGTCCGTCTTGCCTGTCAGGTCAATGTTAAACAGGATATGAAGATTGAGGTTCCGGCTGAAATCTTTGATATCAAGAAGTGGGAATGCACAGTTAAATCCAATATTCCGCGCGCGACCTTCATTAAGGAACTCACCCTTGAGTTGCCAGCAGGTGAAAATGTGGATTTCCGTGCCGGTGGTTACATTCAGATTGAAGCCCCGGCCCACACCGTCCATTACAAGGATTTTGAAGTTGGCGACAAATTCAGGGAAGACTGGGATAAATTTGATCTCTGGAGATACACTTCAGTGGTCAAAGAGCCCATTGTCCGGGCCTATTCCATGGCCAACTACCCTGAGGAAGAGGGCATAATCATGCTTAATGTGCGTGTCTGCCCTCCGCCTCCGTTTGCTCCTGATTCCCCTCCCGGACAGATGTCCTCATTCATCTACAGCCTGAATCCCGGAGACAAAGTTACCATTTCCGGACCTTACGGTGAGTTCTTTGCCCGTGATACCGATGCCGAGATGATTTTCATCGGTGGCGGCGCGGGTATGGCTCCTATGCGTTCTCATATCTTCGATCAGCTCAAGCGTCTCAGCACAACGCGTAAGGTTAGCTACTGGTACGGAGCGCGCAGCCTGCGGGAGATGTTCTATGTAGAGGAATTCGACAAGCTGGCCGAGGAATGCCCGAACTTCAATTGGTATGTGGCTTTGTCCGATCCATTACCTGAGGACAATTGGACCGGTTATACCGGATTTATCCATCAGGTTCTGTATGATAACTATATCAAGGACCATCCCGCCCCTGAAGATTGTGAATTCTATATGTGTGGACCGCCGATGATGGCTTCCGCAGTAGAAAAGATGCTTATGGATCAGGGCGTGGAGAAAGAAAATATAATGTACGATGACTTCGGCGGATAAACCTGCTGCATCAGGTTATCTATAGGGAGTCCTTTGCCGGGGATTGTTTCCCCCGGCAAAGGATCTTCAGAAAAAGAAAGTAAGGATGAAGGTATGAAGTGGTTTTCAGGGACATTGGTTAAAGTAAGCGGACTGATTGTCCTGTTGTTTCTCTTGGCCGTTATGCTGGTCGGATGCGGGAACTCATATGAACCTGTCCGTATTCAGGGTAAGGCCATTGGCACTACGTATTCCATTACAGCCTACGGTCTGCCGGAGAATCTTTCCCCTGAAGATTTGCGTAAGGGAGTGGAACAGGTTGTGGCTGGAGTGAATTCAGCTATGTCCTTGTTCAAACCGGATTCTGAACTGTCCCGTTTTAATGCCTATCGTAAAGATGACTGGTTTTCAGTATCCAAAGAACTGGCCGGTGTGGTGCATACTGCTAAAGCAGTCAACCGCATAACAGGCGGTGCTTTTGATATTACCATCGCACCACTGGTCAACCTTTGGGGATTCGGACCTGATAAAAGACCCGAGATCATCCCTACTGAGGATGAAATTAAAGAGGCTAAGGCAAATGTCGGATCTGATCTGATAGAGGTCCGGTTTGATCCTCCTGCCATTAAAAAACTCACTCCCGCCATTACCCTTGATCTGGCTGCCATTGCCAAGGGCTATTGCGTTGATGCAGTCAGCTCATGGCTTAAAGTCAGCGGTATATCCAGTTATATGGTTGAGATCGGTGGAGAGATAAGGACCGGGGGGGTAAAGCCGGACAATGCTCCATGGCGTATCGCAGTTGAAAAACCGGTAAGCATGGAGCGTTCGGTGCAAGCCCTGATCAGTCTTTCCGGTGAGGCTATGGCTACATC contains the following coding sequences:
- the nqrF gene encoding NADH:ubiquinone reductase (Na(+)-transporting) subunit F is translated as MVEIILGVVMFTGVVLALCVFILLARAKLVPSGEVNIEINDDPEKTIEVRPGTKLLGALAEKEIYVPSACGGGGSCGQCKCKVFEGGGDILPTETSHVSKREAREGVRLACQVNVKQDMKIEVPAEIFDIKKWECTVKSNIPRATFIKELTLELPAGENVDFRAGGYIQIEAPAHTVHYKDFEVGDKFREDWDKFDLWRYTSVVKEPIVRAYSMANYPEEEGIIMLNVRVCPPPPFAPDSPPGQMSSFIYSLNPGDKVTISGPYGEFFARDTDAEMIFIGGGAGMAPMRSHIFDQLKRLSTTRKVSYWYGARSLREMFYVEEFDKLAEECPNFNWYVALSDPLPEDNWTGYTGFIHQVLYDNYIKDHPAPEDCEFYMCGPPMMASAVEKMLMDQGVEKENIMYDDFGG
- a CDS encoding FAD:protein FMN transferase — protein: MKWFSGTLVKVSGLIVLLFLLAVMLVGCGNSYEPVRIQGKAIGTTYSITAYGLPENLSPEDLRKGVEQVVAGVNSAMSLFKPDSELSRFNAYRKDDWFSVSKELAGVVHTAKAVNRITGGAFDITIAPLVNLWGFGPDKRPEIIPTEDEIKEAKANVGSDLIEVRFDPPAIKKLTPAITLDLAAIAKGYCVDAVSSWLKVSGISSYMVEIGGEIRTGGVKPDNAPWRIAVEKPVSMERSVQALISLSGEAMATSGDYRNYYEIEGKRYSHIIDPGTGRPITHTLVSVSVVDETCSRADAFATGLTVLGPEKGIALAKECNLSAFFIVKTPDGLSEIATGDFPQHEKLN